The Plasmodium knowlesi strain H genome assembly, chromosome: 4 genome window below encodes:
- a CDS encoding glucose-6-phosphate isomerase, giving the protein MDVTGLKSYKELVSLTEEEKKVSLKEYLKDKERSELLIKKFKNFYIDLSRQRYGAKTLSKLIEYAEEVKLKEKIEKTFKGEKMNMTENRSVLHTALRMPIEKINTHKIVVDGKNILENVHEVLKKIEAYSNSIRNGTIRTCKNTKFKNLICIGIGGSYLGTEFVYEAMKYYYYNTMLEKTEKKKKKEANQGESKNEGESNFHMDYDQDEIINVRFLANVDPNDINRAVHNIDQTDTLIVIISKTFTTAETMLNARSMKHWLKLKIKDDKELSKHMVAVSTNLELTDEFGIVRENVFEFWDWVGGRFSVTSAVGILPLSIAFGYENMRLFLNGCHDMDEHFLKTKFEENIPVLLALTSFYNNQFWDCKNVAILPYFQNLLKFSAHIQQLSMESNGKTVDRNNKFINYNTCQVFFGEPGTNGQHSFYQLIHQGQIIPVELIGFKHSHFPLHFPSEKVSNHDELMTNFFAQADALAMGKSLEQVAQENETNKKKMAPELLTHKVFQGNRPSTLLLFDELNFYTCGLLLSLYESRIVAEGYLLNINSFDQWGVELGKVLAKEVRNYFHEVRSNKEPPATSYEFNESTKILLKYYLS; this is encoded by the coding sequence ATGGATGTCACCGGGTTGAAGAGCTACAAAGAGCTGGTGAGCCTGAccgaggaggagaagaaagttAGTCTGAAGGAGTATCTGAAGGATAAAGAGAGATCAGAGCTGCTGATCAAAAAGTTTAAGAACTTCTACATTGATTTGTCTCGCCAAAGGTATGGAGCGAAGACGCTGAGCAAGTTAATTGAGTACGCGGAGGAAGTAAaactgaaggaaaaaattgaaaaaacatttaaaggagaaaaaatgaacatgacAGAAAATAGGAGTGTCCTTCACACTGCCTTGCGAATGCcaatcgaaaaaataaatacacacAAAATTGTAGTggacggaaaaaatattcttgaAAATGTACATGAGGTGTTAAAGAAAATTGAAGCATATTCAAATAGCATTCGAAATGGAACTATAAGGACTTGCAAAAACACCAAATTCAAAAATTTAATATGTATAGGCATAGGGGGGTCGTACCTTGGAACAGAGTTTGTGTACGAGGCGATGAAGTACTACTATTACAACACGATGCTGGAGAagactgaaaaaaaaaaaaaaaaagaggcaaacCAGGGGGAAAGCAAAAATGAGGGAGAAAGTAATTTCCACATGGATTATGATCAAGACGAAATAATTAATGTACGATTTTTGGCCAACGTAGATCCAAACGATATTAATAGAGCTGTACACAATATTGACCAGACGGATACACTTATTGTTATAATTTCGAAAACATTTACAACAGCGGAGACGATGCTAAATGCGAGATCTATGAAGCATTGGCtaaagttaaaaataaaggatgaCAAAGAATTGAGTAAACATATGGTTGCAGTAAGTACAAACTTAGAACTCACAGACGAATTCGGTATAGTGCGCGAAAATGTATTTGAATTTTGGGACTGGGTAGGAGGAAGATTTTCTGTAACGAGTGCTGTGGGTATTCTACCTCTTTCCATTGCATTTGGCTATGAAAATATGAGGCTCTTCCTGAATGGTTGCCACGATATggatgaacattttttaaaaacaaaattcgAAGAAAACATTCCTGTGCTCCTAGCACTAACCAGTTTTTACAACAACCAATTTTGGGATTGTAAAAACGTAGCTATTTTACCATATTTCCAAAACCTGCTAAAATTTTCTGCTCATATTCAGCAGCTGTCCATGGAGAGTAATGGGAAAACGGTGGACCGAAATAACAAGTTTATTAATTATAACACGTGCCAGGTGTTTTTTGGAGAACCAGGGACAAATGGACAACATAGCTTCTATCAGTTAATTCACCAAGGACAGATAATTCCAGTAGAACTGATCGGCTTCAAACATTCCCACTTCCCTCTTCATTTCCCAAGTGAAAAAGTTAGTAACCATGATGAACTGATGACGAACTTTTTTGCACAGGCCGATGCCTTGGCTATGGGAAAGAGCTTAGAACAAGTAGCTCAAGAAAACgaaacgaacaaaaaaaaaatggctccAGAATTGTTAACCCATAAAGTCTTCCAAGGCAACCGACCTTCCACACTGTTACTTTTTGATGAATTAAACTTCTACACCTGCGGATTGCTTCTCTCTTTGTACGAATCCCGAATCGTCGCGGAGGGATACCTACTCAATATCAACAGCTTCGACCAATGGGGTGTCGAGCTGGGAAAGGTTCTGGCCAAGGAGGTTCGCAACTACTTCCACGAAGTGCGTTCCAATAAGGAGCCCCCCGCCACCTCCTACGAGTTCAATGAGTCCACTAAGATATTGCTGAAGTATTACCTCAGCTAG
- a CDS encoding translocon component PTEX150, putative: protein MRLITLGFIFLSTSLHYSHVFALNTNRNLNIKPTSHKSSKNDKANGADNITNKGDSNDATTGATGASNGSSNGKEGTATTSATSGQGSPGTPGGTMTPGMNPSLEEMMKPLNEIFAGNGEGLNIENIMNSESFQNFFNSLMGGNPQDGSSNGQENLFKDMMSAINSQLAGATGGAAGADANNGNNGPNIPVSPEQLNKINELKDKLENVLKKSGIDVEQLKKSMENENFMQNKDGFKDFLANMPMNPAMMQNIMGGKDGNIFNMDSNQMMDMFNQFSQGNMNMKDFGMGDFMSNGGFPAGMMTPPVGSQDKGAEDNLMGGKAYVSNSNNNDINFADKLNAFEDINGSDERMFDLYETNDEDGVTSNSMSDSVEESDILEVNGTNVNRNLSDENSVEEDLDELDANFGSNSSATVSNESSQNNRITDEVESNEEELITSSGIKGDANKVTTTNGYKNNNGLFDMNNLKKDNNASSTYGNDNVGDNSNGGNINEGNNNKVMKKRTGGKKKKTIKKKNPGQIPFKIESLQKLVKEFANTSNQKIMEDIVKKYVSMNNQSSTSNSDDDDEDEDMEDEKNGKGKSSENEEELSMDEFSVKDIKKLISEGVLTYEDLTEDELKKLAKPDDMFYELSPYANEERDLSLNETSGVSNEQLNAFLRKNGSYHMSYDSKAIDYLKQKKAEKKEEEQEDDNFYDAYKQIKNSYEGIPSNYYHDAPQLIGDNYVFTSVYDKKKELIDFLKRTHGVTDESDSTSGKDKDNSAENGAYKSKYYDKYMKKLSEYRRREAYKILKKRRAQEKKLQKKQEMQNNNNNEVDYSEYFKKNGFINSSNGTVKTFSKDQLDNMVKQFNNGGSEIFSSGGSGADVGGDYSGMGAGGQFSPSSGNSNTTGYVTFDGQSVVGSNENEEEESNEDILNEDEDNSEDDD, encoded by the coding sequence ATGAGACTTATCACCTTAGGATTCATCTTCCTGTCGACCTCCCTGCATTACTCTCACGTGTTTGCCCTTAATACCAATCGAAATTTGAACATTAAGCCGACCAGTCATAAGTCAAGCAAAAATGATAAGGCAAACGGAGCGGACAACATAACGAACAAAGGAGATTCCAACGATGCAACCACCGGAGCAACAGGCGCTTCAAATGGCAGTTCGAATGGCAAAGAAGGTACAGCGACCACCTCTGCTACCTCGGGACAGGGATCCCCAGGTACACCTGGAGGAACGATGACTCCAGGAATGAACCCAAGTTTAGAGGAAATGATGAAACCACtaaatgaaatttttgcAGGAAATGGAGAAGGATTAAACatagaaaatattatgaacagtGAATCGTTCCAAAACTTCTTCAATTCTCTCATGGGAGGTAATCCACAAGATGGTTCCAGCAATGGCCAGGAGAATTTATTTAAAGATATGATGAGCGCCATTAATTCCCAATTAGCAGGTGCCACCGGAGGAGCAGCTGGTGCGGACGCGAACAATGGTAACAACGGACCGAACATCCCTGTGAGCCCAGAACAgttgaacaaaataaacgaattGAAAGACAAACTAGAAAATGTCCTAAAGAAATCAGGCATAGATGTAGAGCAGCTGAAGAAAAGCATGGAAAATGAGAATTTCATGCAAAATAAAGATGGCTTTAAGGATTTCTTGGCCAATATGCCCATGAACCCAGCTATGATGCAGAACATAATGGGAGGCAAGGATGGAAATATATTCAACATGGATTCGAACCAAATGATGGATATGTTCAACCAGTTCAGTCAGGGTAATATGAATATGAAGGACTTTGGAATGGGTGACTTCATGAGCAACGGAGGGTTTCCTGCTGGTATGATGACCCCTCCAGTTGGCTCCCAAGACAAGGGTGCTGAAGATAACCTTATGGGGGGAAAGGCCTACGTATCTAACTCAAACAATAACGATATAAACTTTGCAGACAAATTAAATGCATTTGAGGATATCAACGGATCAGATGAAAGAATGTTCGATCTTTATGAAACGAATGATGAAGATGGGGTTACCAGTAACAGCATGAGCGACTCCGTAGAGGAAAGTGACATCTTGGAAGTGAACGGAACGAACGTGAACAGAAATTTGTCTGATGAAAATTCCGTAGAAGAAGATTTAGATGAATTAGATGCAAACTTCGGTTCCAATTCCAGCGCTACTGTGTCGAATGAAAGCAGTCAAAATAATAGAATCACGGACGAGGTAGAATCcaatgaagaagaattaaTTACATCCTCTGGAATTAAGGGAGATGCAAATAAAGTGACAACCACCAATgggtataagaataataATGGCCTCTTCGACATGaacaatttgaagaaagaCAACAATGCCTCCTCCACGTATGGAAATGACAATGTAGGAGATAATTcaaatggaggaaatataaatgaaggaaataacaacaaagtgatgaagaaacgtactggaggaaagaaaaagaaaactataaagaaaaagaacccaGGACAAATTCCATTCAAAATAGAATCCCTGCAAAAGTTAGTAAAAGAATTTGCCAACACGTCTAACCAGAAAATTATGGAAgatattgtaaaaaaatacgtCTCCATGAATAATCAAAGCAGTACAAGCAACagcgatgatgatgatgaggatgaagatatggaagatgaaaaaaacggTAAGGGAAAAAGTTCCGAAAACGAGGAAGAACTGAGCATGGACGAATTCAGTGTTAAAGACATTAAAAAGCTAATATCCGAAGGTGTTTTAACATATGAAGATTTAACAGaggatgaattaaaaaaactaGCCAAACCAGATGATATGTTCTACGAATTATCTCCTTACGCAAATGAAGAGAGGGACCTTTCGTTAAATGAAACTTCTGGTGTATCGAACGAACAACTTAATGcttttttgagaaaaaatggatcctACCATATGAGTTACGATTCTAAAGCGATCGATTACTTGAAGCAGAAAAAGgcagagaagaaggaagaggaacaaGAGGATGATAATTTCTACGATGCGtataaacaaattaaaaactcCTATGAAGGAATTCCATCCAACTATTACCATGATGCCCCTCAACTCATTGGAGATAATTATGTGTTCACATCTGTGTATGACAAGAAGAAAGAGTTGATTGATTTCCTCAAACGCACCCATGGTGTTACCGACGAAAGTGACAGCACCAGTGGAAAGGACAAGGACAATTCCGCCGAAAATGGGGCATACAAATCCAAGTATTACGATAAgtacatgaaaaaattaagtgagtacagaagaagggaagcttataaaattttgaaaaaaagaagagcacaggaaaagaaattacagaaaaaacaagaaatgcaaaataataacaataacgAAGTGGACTATTcagaatattttaaaaaaaatggttttaTAAACAGCAGCAATGGAACAGTAAAAACATTCTCCAAAGATCAACTGGACAATATGGTGAAGCAATTTAATAACGGCGGAAGCGAAATTTTCAGTAGCGGTGGTTCTGGTGCAGACGTGGGTGGTGACTACTCCGGTATGGGCGCAGGTGGTCAGTTCTCACCTTCCAGCGGAAATAGTAACACCACGGGATACGTAACCTTTGATGGACAGAGCGTGGTCGGatcaaatgaaaatgaagaggaagagtcCAATGAGGATATACTGAATGAGGATGAGGATAACTCAGAGGACGATGACTGA
- a CDS encoding cGMP-dependent protein kinase, putative: MDENDDVPKKGNERNKKKAIFSNDEFSGEDTLMEEHLQLREKLSEDIEMIKSSLKNNLVCSTLNDNEILTLSNYMQFFVFKSGDLVIKQGEKGSYFFIINSGKFDVYVNDKKVKSMGKGSSFGEAALIHNTQRSATIMAETDGTLWGVQRSTFRATLKQLSNRNFNENRSFIDSVSVFDMLTEAQKNMITNACVIQTFKPGEIIVKQGDYGDVLYILKEGKATVFINDKEIRVLNKGSYFGERALLYDEPRSATIIAKEHTSCASICRKLLNIVLGNLQVVLFRNIMTEALQQSEIFKQFSAEQLNDLADTAIVRDYPANYHILHKDKVKSVKYIIVLEGKVELFLDDESIGILTRGKSFGDQYVLNQKQKFRHTIKSLEICKIALITESCLADCLGDNNIDASIDHNNKKSIIKKMYIFRYLSEKQCNLLIEAFRTTRYEEGDYIIQEGEVGSRFYIIKNGEVEVTKNGKRLRTLGKNDYFGERALLYDEPRTASIISKATNVECWFVDKSVFLQIIQGPMLTHLEERIKMQDTKVEMDELETERIIGRGTFGTVKLVHHKPTQIRYALKCVSKRSIINLNQQNNIKLEREITAENDHPFIIRLVRTFKDSKCFYFLTELVTGGELYDAIRKLGLLSKPQAQFYLGSIILAIEYLHERNIVYRDLKPENILLDKQGYVKLIDFGCAKKIQGRAYTLVGTPHYMAPEVILGKGYGCTVDIWALGVCLYEFICGPLPFGNDQEDQLEIFRDILTGHLTFPEYVTDQDSIKLMKRLLCRLPQGRIGCSINGFKDIKDHAFFSNFNWDKLAGRLLEPPLVSKGETYAEDIDIKQIEEEDALSEGEPLDGDDSWDVDF; the protein is encoded by the exons atggatgaaaatgaCGATGTtccaaaaaaggg CAATGAACggaataagaagaaggcaattttttcaaatgacgAATTTTCGGGGGAAGACACTTTGATGGAG GAACACCTCCAACTGAGGGAAAAGCTCTCAGAAGACATTGAGATGATAAAGTCCTCGCTCAAAAATAACCTCGTTTGTAGCACGTTGAACGACAATGAAATATTGACCCTGTCTAATTACATGcagttttttgttttcaagAGTGGAGACCTAGTGATAAAACAGGGGGAGAAAG GATCCTACTTCTTCATTATAAACAGCGGCAAATTCGACGTGTATGTAAATGACAAGAAGGTGAAGAGCATGGGGAAGGGAAGTTCCTTCGGCGAAGCAGCCCTAATTCACAACACTCAGAGAAGCGCAACGATTATGGCTGAGACGGATGGGACGCTGTGGGGTGTACAGAGAAGTACCTTCAGGGCAACACTAAAACAACTGTCTAATAGAAATTTTAACGAAAACAGAAGTTTCATTGACTCAGTGTCTGTATTCGACATGTTAACTGAAGCACAGAAGAATATGATAACGAATGCATGCGTTATTCAAACTTTTAAACCGGGAGAGATAATTGTGAAGCAGGGCGATTATGGTGATGTGTTGTATATATTGAAGGAAGGTAAAGCCACAGTTTTTATTAACGATAAAGAAATAAGAGTACTTAACAAA GGATCTTACTTCGGAGAACGAGCTCTGTTGTATGACGAACCGAGAAGTGCCACCATCATAGCGAAAGAACACACATCATGCGCATCGATATGTAGAAAGTTGTTAAACATAGTGTTGGGTAATTTACAAGTTGTCCTATTCAGGAACATCATGACGGAGGCGTTACAACAGAGCGAAATTTTTAAGCAATTCAGTGCAGAGCAGCTAAACGATTTAGCAGACACAGCCATTGTTAGGGATTACCCAGCCAATTATCACATTCTTCATAAGGATAAGGTTAAGTCGGTTAAGTATATTATCGTATTAGAAGGGAAGGTGGAGTTATTTCTGGATGATGAATCTATAGGCATACTTACAAGAGGAAAATCCTTCGGGGATCAATACGTTTTGAACCAGAAGCAAAAATTCAGACATACAATAAAATCTCTTgaaatttgcaaaattgcTCTGATCACAGAATCTTGTTTGGCGGATTGTCTAGGAGACAACAACATAGATGCATCGATAGACcataacaacaaaaaaagcaTCATCAAGAAGATGTACATTTTTAGGTACCTAAGTGAGAAGCAATGCAATTTACTTATCGAAGCCTTTAGGACTACCAGGTATGAAGAGGGGGATTATATAATtcaagaaggagaagtggGTTCAAGGTTCTATATCATAAAGAATGGGGAAGTAGAagtaacaaaaaatggaaagagacTACGGACATTGGGGAAAAATGATTACTTTGGAGAAAGGGCTCTCCTATATGATGAACCCAGAACTGCATCTATCATCAGTAAGGCAACCAATGTTGAGTGCTGGTTCGTGGATAAAAGTGTGTTTTTGCAAATTATTCAGGGACCCATGTTAACTCACTTGGAGGAGCGAATTAAGATGCAGGACACTAAAGTGGAGATGGACGAATTGGAAACTGAAAGAATTATAGGTAGAGGTACATTCGGAACCGTTAAGTTAGTGCACCACAAACCGACACAAATTAGATATGCTCTAAAATGTGTCAGCAAAAGAAGTATCATCAATCTAAATCAACAAAACAATATTAAATTGGAGAGGGAAATTACTGCAGAAAATGACCACCCATTCATAATTAGACTTGTGAGGACATTTAAAGATTCGaagtgtttttattttttaacggAGCTAGTTACTGGTGGGGAGTTGTATGATGCCATTAGAAAATTAGGATTACTCTCCAAACCTCAGGCACAATTTTACTTGGGGTCCATAATTCTAGCCATAGAATATCTACACGAGAGAAATATTGTGTATCGAGATTTGAAGCcagaaaatattcttctaGACAAACAGGGCTATGTAAAACTGATAGATTTTGGTTGTGCGAAGAAAATTCAGGGGAGGGCCTACACACTTGTTGGTACTCCTCACTACATGGCACCGGAAGTTATTTTGGGGAAAGGATATGGGTGCACTGTGGATATATGGGCACTAGGAGTATGCCTGTACGAATTTATTTGTGGTCCCCTCCCATTTGGTAATGACCAAGAAGATCAACTGGAAATATTCAGGGATATTCTAACAGGGCATCTAACATTTCCCGAGTATGTGACCGATCAGGATAGCATAAAATTGATGAAGCGATTGTTGTGTAGATTACCTCAGGGACGAATTGGATGTTCCATAAACGGGTTCAAGGATATTAAGGATCATGCCTTTTTTAGCAATTTCAATTGGGATAAGTTGGCGGGGCGTTTGCTAGAGCCCCCGCTCGTGTCCAAAGGAGAGACATATGCTGAGGATATTGACATTAAGCAGATCGAGGAGGAGGACGCGCTGTCCGAGGGCGAACCTCTCGACGGGGATGACAGCTGGGATGTGGACTTTTGA